The genomic stretch CGGTATAGGAGGCTATTATCGAGGGCTCTCCGTCTCCGTCCCGAATCTGGAGCTGGCCGCCTTCCTGAACCTCGAAGCGGTACTGGCCATTGGATGTGCAGTTGAAGAGAATGGTCACGTTCTCAAGAGTCAGATTCCCGCCCGAAGCCACAATCAGATTTCCATTGAGGACTATTGTCTCGTTCCAGACCATGGTATCATTGGCGATTACCCAGTCGTCCTGCTCCGGCGCCGGGTAATTGCCCGACCCCCCCCGCAGCGTTTAGCGTCGAGAGGTTGCCCGAGAGAATCAGTAAACTGGCCAGCAGAGGACTCCATATAGTTCGAGAAGCTCTTCGCATATCCACCCCGACCCATAAAACACAAGAATTTAAGAATATATAAAATTTGTTGAAAAGAGCCTTTATCAATGCGTTTAGGAATTAATATTTTTTATGCGTCCTGAAATGAACAGGTTATAAATGCCTGTCCCGATTACCCTTTCATGAGTGCCGGAGAAGAACGGACCCGCCGGACAGCCGAGGGCCGGCCCGGGGACATCTACCGGGTCAGGGTCCGCTGGGACGACACCGACACGACGCAGAGGGTCTATCTGGGCAGGTACATCAAGTGGCTCGACGATGCCGTCACCGAGTTCCTGAGGGCGAGGGGGATGGTCTTCGACCCCGACGGCGGCCTCAGGCTGAATGGAAGGAGGATAAGGGAGTCCTTCGTCGTGGGGGAATACGGCTGCCGCATCGAGCGGAGCTCGCTCCTGGACGATCTGATTGATGTGAAGGTCAGGGTGCTGGAGAGGCGCTCCAGGGTCGTGGTCTTCGAGGGTGAGCTCGTGGACCAGAAAGGGAGGCGTGTGGCGCGCGGGGTCATCACCTACATCTGTGTCAGGGGCTCTGGGGGGCGGATAAGGTCGGCCCCGATACCCACCAGCCTCGCGGCGAGGCTCTAGAGACGCTCTCCCCCTTCTGCAGGAGAACCTCCCGGCCCCTCTCCACACGAGGAGCTGCAATATCATCCCTGCACTGAGGAAGGGTTATATACAAATCCATCGTTCCGAGCCCGGGAAGCGACCATGAGCGCAAAAAAGTGGGACTACTCCGGAATGCCCGGCGCGAAGATGTTCCCGAACCTCTTCAAGCCGATAAAGATACGCAACATGACGATTCCCAACCGCATCAAGTACGCCGCCACCGAGGACAATCTGAACGCCCGCGACGGAACCATAACGCCCGCGGGCCTCGAGTACATGCGCCTGAGGGCGAGGGGCGTAGTCGGCGGTATCTGCATGATGCAGGGCGTCTATATGGACCCGAAGCGCGAGGGTCAGGGCTACGTGGGGCAGGCGGCGGCGTGGGACGACAAATTCATCCCCGGCCTGACGAAGATGGCCGAGGCGATAAATAATGAGGGCGCGGTCTCAGGCATCCAGCTGATGCACTGCGGGAGGGTCGGGGGCGTCGAGCTCGACTACTGTGTCGGCCCTTCGGCCGTTCCACAGAGGCTTCGCATCTTCAGGCCCGTCAGGGAGATGAGCAAGGAGGACATAAAGCTCTGTATAAAGCAGCACGCCAACGCGGCGAGACGCGGAGTGCAGGCCGGTTTTCAAATCATGGAGATATCGGGTATCGTCGGCTACCTGATATCGAATTTCCTCTCAGCCTACACGAACCGCAGGAAGGATGAGTATGGTGGGGATATTGAGGGCAGATGCAGGTTCATGGTCGAGACGATCGAGGCCGTCAGGGATGCCATAGGCAAGGAGATGCCGCTCATCATCCGTCTCTGCGCCGAAGAGCTCTTGGACGAGGTCGGCGGGAACACCCCGGAGGAGTCGATATACACCTACAAGGTGGCCGAGAGGGCGGGCGTGGACTGCATCAGCGTTACGCAGGGATGGCAGGAGTCGAACACGCCCGTCATAACCCGCGACATCCCGCAGGGGACATGGCTCTACAACGCAAAAAGGGCCAAGGAGGCCGTGAAGGTCCCCATCTCCATGGCCTACAGACTCTTTGACCCAGCAATCCCGAACAAGGCAATCGGGGATGGAATTCTGGACATATGGGAGATGTGCAGGCCCATGATAGCGGACCCCCTCCTACCGCTGAAAGTCCTCGAGGGCAGGCTCGAGGACATCAGGCCCTGCGTCGCCTGCAACCTGTGCCTCGCGCGCCTCTTCAGGGACGCCCCCATGACCTGCTACGTCAATCCGGTCTGCTCGCACGAGTGGGACCCGGAGTGGCAGCCCCGGCCCGCTGAAGTGAGAAAAAAAATCATCGTCGCCGGCGCGGGCCCCGCGGGCCTCGAGTTCGCCCATGTAGCGGCCTCGAGGGGCCACGAGGTCCACGTTCACGAGAAGCTGGACAGAGTCGGGGGCCAGCTCTGGTGGGCGAGCAAGGGGCTCTACGGAGACGAAGAGCTCTGGGGCGTGGTCCGCTTCCAGGAGGCACAATGCAAGAAGGCCGGGGTCCACATCCACTTGAAGAGCGAGGTCACGCCCGGGCTCCTCGACGAGGAGGCGCCGGACGCTCTCGTCGTGGCGACCGGCGCGCGCTATATCAGGCCGAAGGTTCCCGGGGAGGGGAAGAGACCTGTGTTCTCTGCCCTCGATGTGCTTGAGGGGAGGGAGATACCGGGCGAGAGGGTGGTGGTCTGGGGCGGCAGGAAGCCGGGAATCTCGGCCGCGCTCCTGCTCGCCGAGAAGGGCAAGAGGGTGACGATGGTCTTTCCGGAGAGGAAGGTGGGAAAAGACGTCAACCCCTCTTATATCTGGCGCTACATCCAGAAGCTCGGCCAGAAGGGCGTGAAGACCTACAAGGAGAGCTCGATTGAGGAAATCACGGACTCGGGCGTTGTGGTCAGGGCCCTGTACGAAACCAGAATTCCCGTCGAGGCGGACGCCATCGTGTACGCGGAGAGAGAGCCAGTCCGGGAGCTGGAAGCGGCGGCAAGGGAGAGGGGAATCGAGGTGCAGGTCCTCGGTGATGCGATAGTTCCACGGAGCCTCTCCAATGCCATCCACGATGGGTACCGAGTGGGCATAAGAATTTAGGGGGATGCTAATGAGCTGCGAGAGGGTTGATGTGGAGAAGGAGCTGAGGACTCTTCTGGCCAAGTTCGACGCCCTCGGGAATATAACGAGGGCGACCTGGTACGAGTTCAGGCAGGCGGCGCTGGAGTTCGCCAGGCCCGGGACGACACCAATGGACATCGTCCTGCGGGCGTGGGAAATCGTGGGGCACGACACGGCCAAGGCCTACGTGACCTCCCTCGACCTTTCCAAGCCCACTTTCCTCGAGGACATCGGGAGGCTGATTGTGCAGAGCTCGACGATGATGGGCGAGAGCGCGAGGCTCCGGAGGGGCGGCGGGCCCAACGAGGTCTTCGTCGAGTGGGACAGGTGCCCCTGGCCCGAGTTCGCGCGCAGGTACGGCGCAACCATGGAGGAGGACGTCCTGGGCTGCGACAGGTGGTTCCAGACCGTCATAAAGGACATCAACGACATCTTCGGAACTGATGTGAAGCTTGAGACCCTTTCCGCCATCCCGCGCGGCGACAGGACCTGCACGAGGCGCCTCACAATGTCCGCCAGACCGGGGAGGAGCGGGTCGGGAGGGGGCGGGGGAGGAGGGGCAGGGGGGAAGAATTCCGGGGCGGAGGGGGCGAGCGAGGCGGATGAAAGGTCGCGGGGAGTCAGGGGAGATGAGGTGGGCGGCGGCGCGAAGCGGGGAGGAAAATGAGATGGCTGGCGGGATTGGGGAATTGGCGCGGGGGTGAGCTGGGATGGTCGTGGAGATAGACGAGAAGAAGTGCAGGCTGTGCGGGACCTACAGCGCACCGGTCTGCGTTGACAGGTGCGTGGACGGCGCCCTGTCGGTCAGGGACAGGAGGATTGTGGTCACGGAGTTTCTGTGCGAGGACTGCAACGAGTGCGGGATGGCCTGCCCGGACAGGGCGATAACGATAAAGAAGGTGACTTTCTAGATTTTCTAGGTCACAGCCCCAGCTCCTCCGCTAGAGACCTCATGAAGGCCGCGAACTTCGGCCCGTCGGCCGCGGAGAGCCAGAGCGTCCGAATTCTGTCGACGGGAAGCCCCTTCTTTGCGAGGGCCCTCCTCATCCTCTCAACCCTCCTCTCGGCCCTGTAGTTGCCCTCGATGTAATGGCAGGTGGGGAACTCGCAGCCCATTATCACGACGGCAGCCGCCCCCCTCTCAAGGGCCCTCTCGACCCAGCCCGCGTCGACCCTCCCGGAGCACATGACCCTTATGATGCGGACATTGTGGGGGTACTGAAGCCTGCTCACGCCCGCCATGTCGGCGGCCCCGAGCGCGCACCAGTGGCAGCAGAAGGCGATGATTTTCTTTTCCGGCTCTGATTCTAGAGCGGCCTCGAGCTGGGCGAGAATCTGTCCGTCTGTGAAGTGGGTGAGCTGAATCGCATCATTCGGGCAGTCGGCGGCGCAGACACCGCAGCCCCTGCAGAGGGCCGGAATAACGCCGGGCCTCTTCCTTTTTCCAGCACCCCGCAGCACGGCTGGCTCCCGAACGCCGGGAGAGCCGGGGAGTCCTCCGCCCTCCTGGGAAGCGCTGGCCGGGGCCGTGGCAGGGCCGCACCCCTCCGCCTGAGGGGGTTGGCCCGCATCGGCCTCCGCTGCGCAGGCCACCACCCCCCCATCCACCATCTCGATGGCGGAGAAGGGGCACGACGAAGCGCAGAGGCCGCAGCCAGAGCACCTCTCAGAGTCCACCATTGCCACGACGCCCTCCGACTCAACAAAGCCCCTGCGCATGGGAATCAGCGCGCGCATGGCGGCCCCGAGGCCCTCCTCAATGCTCTCCTTCAGGCCCCTCGGTCCCCGGGCGCAGCCACACACGTAGATGCCCTCTGTCGCGAAGTCGAGCGGCCTGAGCTTGACGTGGGCCTCTGTAAAGAAGCCATCGGGGCCCGTGGAGACCTTGAGCAAACCCGCCAGCCTCTCCGCGCCCACCGCACCCCTGTATCCGGTGACGAGCACCACGGCCTCTGCGGGGAACCTGACCCTCCTGCCCGTCAGGATATCCCTCGAAACAACCTCGAGCCCCTCCATGTTGCCGGGTTGTTCCGGCGCTCCCAAAGTCCCCTCTTGAGCGCGCGATTCTGCACTCCCCCTGCCCCCTCCCTCCTTTTTATCATCGCCCTTCCCGGCTTCCTCTTTGCTCTTTGTGCTCTGTGTATCCTGTTGTACGGGTTGGCCGCTTTTCTCGGCCGGAGCTTCGAGCATCCTCACCTCCGGAGGCTCGCCCTCTGGGTATCTGAAGGTCAGTACCGAGCTCCTCCAGACCATTTCCGCCGCCTCACCCGCCGCCGGCCCCGGTATGCATAGATCGCGATAGAAAAAGGCCGTCCTCGAGCCCGGCACCCTCTCTCTGAATAGCTCCGCGGCGCCGATCGCGGCGAGGCAGCCGACGCTGCAGCAACCCCTCTCCCCGTTTCTTGAGCGGACGCAGCCTATGAAGGCGACTGAGCTGGGTGCATAGCCCGCTCCGAGCCTGTCGAGGAATTCAAGCAGCGTCATCACGCCGGGGGTGACCCCATGGCCAGCGGCCCCCTCAGGCGGCAGCTCTTCCATGCCCGTGGCGACGATAATTATCGAGGCGCGAAGCTCCCTCTCCTCCCCGCCCGCCAAGACTCTGGCGGTGTAGCTCCCCACAAAGCCCCTTATGTCCAGCACCTCGGCCCCCATCATAACC from Thermoplasmata archaeon encodes the following:
- a CDS encoding acyl-CoA thioesterase, which produces MSAGEERTRRTAEGRPGDIYRVRVRWDDTDTTQRVYLGRYIKWLDDAVTEFLRARGMVFDPDGGLRLNGRRIRESFVVGEYGCRIERSSLLDDLIDVKVRVLERRSRVVVFEGELVDQKGRRVARGVITYICVRGSGGRIRSAPIPTSLAARL
- a CDS encoding FAD-dependent oxidoreductase, whose protein sequence is MSAKKWDYSGMPGAKMFPNLFKPIKIRNMTIPNRIKYAATEDNLNARDGTITPAGLEYMRLRARGVVGGICMMQGVYMDPKREGQGYVGQAAAWDDKFIPGLTKMAEAINNEGAVSGIQLMHCGRVGGVELDYCVGPSAVPQRLRIFRPVREMSKEDIKLCIKQHANAARRGVQAGFQIMEISGIVGYLISNFLSAYTNRRKDEYGGDIEGRCRFMVETIEAVRDAIGKEMPLIIRLCAEELLDEVGGNTPEESIYTYKVAERAGVDCISVTQGWQESNTPVITRDIPQGTWLYNAKRAKEAVKVPISMAYRLFDPAIPNKAIGDGILDIWEMCRPMIADPLLPLKVLEGRLEDIRPCVACNLCLARLFRDAPMTCYVNPVCSHEWDPEWQPRPAEVRKKIIVAGAGPAGLEFAHVAASRGHEVHVHEKLDRVGGQLWWASKGLYGDEELWGVVRFQEAQCKKAGVHIHLKSEVTPGLLDEEAPDALVVATGARYIRPKVPGEGKRPVFSALDVLEGREIPGERVVVWGGRKPGISAALLLAEKGKRVTMVFPERKVGKDVNPSYIWRYIQKLGQKGVKTYKESSIEEITDSGVVVRALYETRIPVEADAIVYAEREPVRELEAAARERGIEVQVLGDAIVPRSLSNAIHDGYRVGIRI
- a CDS encoding ferredoxin, whose amino-acid sequence is MVVEIDEKKCRLCGTYSAPVCVDRCVDGALSVRDRRIVVTEFLCEDCNECGMACPDRAITIKKVTF
- a CDS encoding hydrogenase iron-sulfur subunit codes for the protein MSSEKGERVGVFVCHCGTNIAGVVDVTSVLEGARGLEGVVHAEDGKWICSVDFLNKIKAAIKEKGLDRVVVACCTPRTHEPVFRSALKEAGLNPFLLELVSIREGCSWVHSGEPAAATAKALELVKMGVARARLLEPLEVARIPVGKEALVIGGGPAGMAAALGLARQGMGVKLVERRERLGGMLLRLARIFPENKPAADILAELEAAVRAEPGIEVMMGAEVLDIRGFVGSYTARVLAGGEERELRASIIIVATGMEELPPEGAAGHGVTPGVMTLLEFLDRLGAGYAPSSVAFIGCVRSRNGERGCCSVGCLAAIGAAELFRERVPGSRTAFFYRDLCIPGPAAGEAAEMVWRSSVLTFRYPEGEPPEVRMLEAPAEKSGQPVQQDTQSTKSKEEAGKGDDKKEGGGRGSAESRAQEGTLGAPEQPGNMEGLEVVSRDILTGRRVRFPAEAVVLVTGYRGAVGAERLAGLLKVSTGPDGFFTEAHVKLRPLDFATEGIYVCGCARGPRGLKESIEEGLGAAMRALIPMRRGFVESEGVVAMVDSERCSGCGLCASSCPFSAIEMVDGGVVACAAEADAGQPPQAEGCGPATAPASASQEGGGLPGSPGVREPAVLRGAGKRKRPGVIPALCRGCGVCAADCPNDAIQLTHFTDGQILAQLEAALESEPEKKIIAFCCHWCALGAADMAGVSRLQYPHNVRIIRVMCSGRVDAGWVERALERGAAAVVIMGCEFPTCHYIEGNYRAERRVERMRRALAKKGLPVDRIRTLWLSAADGPKFAAFMRSLAEELGL